A DNA window from Paenibacillus sp. HWE-109 contains the following coding sequences:
- a CDS encoding response regulator transcription factor, protein MTSLSDIKIAIVDDEPSIVTMLQMVLRREGFHQLYAASTCAEALNLAKREAPDVVLLDIMLPDGSGLELCSKLREYGNPHILFLTAKASDLDVLRGFAMGGDDYITKPFNPLEVAARILARIRRLESEAPSASPVRGNEPGVYRFGRFTLNEAEGELIVAGQPIPCPAQVFQLLLHFCKFPGIVFSRTQLYDKVWGINGQGDDSTVMVHIRRIRERIEIDPGNPKLLLTVRGLGYKLVKEPQER, encoded by the coding sequence ATGACAAGTCTATCTGATATTAAAATCGCAATCGTCGACGACGAGCCCTCGATTGTCACTATGCTGCAAATGGTGCTTCGCAGGGAAGGGTTTCATCAGCTGTACGCGGCTTCTACCTGCGCCGAAGCTCTCAATTTAGCGAAGCGTGAAGCCCCCGATGTCGTCCTGCTCGACATTATGCTTCCCGACGGCAGCGGCCTGGAACTCTGCTCCAAGCTCCGCGAATACGGGAATCCGCATATTTTGTTTCTGACAGCCAAAGCTTCCGATCTTGATGTCCTGCGGGGATTCGCCATGGGCGGGGACGATTATATTACGAAGCCCTTCAATCCCCTAGAGGTGGCCGCGAGAATTCTGGCGCGTATACGCCGTCTGGAGTCGGAAGCTCCCTCAGCCAGTCCCGTGAGGGGGAACGAACCGGGCGTTTACCGATTCGGCCGCTTCACCCTCAACGAGGCGGAGGGCGAACTGATTGTAGCTGGGCAGCCTATTCCTTGCCCAGCGCAGGTCTTCCAGCTGCTGCTGCACTTCTGCAAGTTTCCCGGTATCGTATTCTCCAGAACACAGCTCTACGACAAGGTTTGGGGGATCAACGGACAGGGCGATGACTCGACCGTAATGGTGCATATCCGGCGTATCCGGGAGCGGATCGAGATCGACCCCGGCAACCCGAAGCTGCTGCTTACCGTACGCGGACTCGGCTACAAGCTGGTGAAGGAGCCACAGGAGCGATGA
- a CDS encoding MerR family transcriptional regulator, whose product MHTVKEAAQITGLTEHAVRFYTDKGLVPSVQRNQNNIRMFDDESINWLHGVKCLKQSGMPIEFIKKYIDLCLEGDSTIPQRFALMMEHKEAALVQLEEAKRHVAHLEQKTALYQAILENRSPDTTNPSNWVKIQHMHADVFYSPSVRKA is encoded by the coding sequence ATGCATACGGTCAAAGAAGCCGCCCAGATAACGGGACTCACCGAGCACGCCGTGCGCTTTTACACGGATAAAGGTCTGGTGCCAAGCGTACAGCGAAATCAAAACAACATTCGGATGTTTGACGATGAATCGATCAACTGGCTGCATGGCGTCAAATGCCTTAAGCAATCCGGGATGCCGATTGAATTCATTAAAAAGTATATCGATCTCTGTCTCGAAGGGGATTCGACCATTCCGCAACGCTTCGCACTCATGATGGAGCATAAAGAAGCGGCTCTAGTTCAGCTTGAAGAAGCCAAACGGCACGTTGCGCATTTAGAACAAAAAACGGCCCTATATCAGGCCATTCTGGAGAACCGTTCTCCAGACACGACCAATCCCAGCAACTGGGTCAAAATTCAGCATATGCATGCTGACGTATTTTACTCGCCCTCTGTTCGGAAGGCGTGA
- a CDS encoding sensor histidine kinase, giving the protein MKIQRRMAFHFTYQLIFYALLILAITLVACILFFQNMTSNEIRRNFPVGALQQIAQEATYKGGTIQISPEWEKLIKEKGMWLQVVSAEGAVIYTVNTTPHYALPASYSIAQLLDIQETRTFETFAVHTQLNFSFQEPLLYMLGYQNSDLDQLVAWFDTYGQHGIVRSEEVPLLDQRLRQSGSYLQVINPESQIVQSIGDEAYVQKAYRPLDILAIQQSPSNYDTNIVTHRDQLSRMTWILYTTHAAGTPLKHPVMETATRALVWFAGLILLLALPISIWHGYRYGQPLILFAGWFDRMRKGQYDQVLTAKDVRKVFRRNGTLRISYRLYKEVIESFYQMTHQLTQTEKERERLEKAQAEWMSGISHDLRTPLATIQGYGYMLESLPEQWSHEEMRIMGATIREKGDYMLELISDFSLIHQLKQGDSIMKVREIDLIELVRCSVLKYVNDTMMSEYQFHYVGEECPLLIQADETWLLRLMDNLLSNAVKHNPPGVIITISVGRMNDMACIRVIDNGKGMDEETLHHLFNRYYRGTNTEESTEGSGLGMSIAKTIVEAHGGEIQVQSKVWQGTKIEILLPAYAKNPDVSRL; this is encoded by the coding sequence ATGAAGATCCAGCGGCGCATGGCCTTCCATTTCACGTATCAATTGATTTTCTACGCCCTGCTGATATTGGCCATTACGCTGGTTGCCTGCATCCTATTTTTCCAGAACATGACGAGTAATGAGATACGCCGGAACTTTCCGGTTGGCGCCCTGCAACAGATCGCTCAAGAAGCTACTTACAAAGGCGGGACGATTCAGATCTCCCCCGAGTGGGAGAAGCTTATCAAGGAGAAAGGAATGTGGCTGCAGGTTGTCAGTGCCGAAGGAGCGGTGATCTACACCGTCAATACAACTCCGCATTATGCGCTACCAGCCTCCTACTCCATCGCTCAACTGCTCGATATTCAGGAGACACGGACGTTTGAGACATTTGCCGTACACACTCAGCTGAATTTTTCTTTTCAGGAGCCGCTTCTATATATGTTGGGCTACCAAAATTCTGACCTTGACCAGCTCGTGGCTTGGTTCGACACTTACGGACAGCATGGAATCGTGCGTAGCGAGGAGGTTCCCCTCTTGGACCAGCGGCTTCGCCAAAGCGGCAGCTATCTGCAGGTGATCAATCCCGAAAGCCAGATCGTACAAAGCATCGGCGATGAAGCATATGTGCAGAAGGCATATCGACCGCTGGATATCCTGGCCATCCAGCAATCTCCCAGCAACTATGACACGAATATTGTCACCCATCGGGACCAACTGAGCAGAATGACCTGGATCCTCTATACAACCCACGCAGCGGGAACCCCTCTTAAGCATCCTGTGATGGAAACGGCAACGCGCGCACTCGTCTGGTTTGCAGGACTTATCCTGCTGTTGGCGCTGCCGATCTCCATCTGGCACGGCTACCGCTACGGTCAGCCGCTGATTCTGTTCGCAGGCTGGTTCGATCGTATGCGCAAGGGACAATACGACCAGGTACTGACCGCCAAGGACGTACGCAAGGTATTCCGCCGCAATGGCACGTTGCGAATCAGCTACAGACTCTATAAGGAAGTGATCGAATCCTTCTACCAGATGACTCATCAATTGACTCAGACCGAGAAGGAACGGGAGCGGCTGGAGAAGGCGCAAGCAGAGTGGATGTCAGGAATCTCTCACGATCTGCGCACGCCCTTGGCCACAATTCAAGGTTATGGGTATATGCTGGAGAGCTTGCCTGAGCAATGGAGCCATGAGGAGATGCGGATCATGGGCGCGACGATTCGGGAGAAAGGGGATTATATGCTCGAGCTGATCTCCGACTTTTCGTTGATTCATCAGCTCAAGCAGGGCGATTCGATCATGAAGGTTCGGGAAATCGACTTGATAGAGCTGGTCCGCTGCTCCGTACTGAAGTACGTCAACGACACCATGATGTCTGAGTATCAGTTTCACTATGTTGGAGAAGAGTGTCCCTTACTGATACAGGCCGATGAAACCTGGCTGCTGCGGCTGATGGACAATTTGCTGTCCAACGCCGTGAAGCATAACCCGCCTGGCGTGATCATCACCATATCTGTCGGCAGGATGAACGACATGGCATGCATACGCGTAATCGATAATGGCAAAGGGATGGACGAAGAAACGCTGCATCATTTGTTCAATCGCTACTACCGGGGAACGAATACCGAGGAATCAACAGAAGGCTCCGGGCTCGGGATGAGCATCGCCAAAACCATCGTGGAAGCGCACGGCGGCGAAATCCAGGTCCAATCCAAAGTGTGGCAAGGCACGAAAATTGAGATCCTGCTGCCCGCATACGCCAAAAATCCCGATGTATCAAGGCTGTGA
- a CDS encoding YbjQ family protein, whose translation MIITTTSTIEGSPIKQYLGIVTDEVIMGANVFRDFKASITDLVGGRSRAYEGKLQEARDAALAEMTQQAAGMGANGIVGVDIDYEVIRDGMLMVAVSGTAVIV comes from the coding sequence ATGATTATAACTACTACATCAACTATTGAAGGTTCCCCAATCAAACAATATCTGGGTATTGTCACCGACGAAGTCATTATGGGAGCCAACGTATTCAGAGACTTTAAGGCTTCAATTACCGATCTCGTAGGAGGGCGCTCGCGCGCTTACGAAGGCAAACTTCAGGAAGCGAGAGATGCGGCATTGGCTGAGATGACCCAGCAAGCTGCGGGGATGGGAGCAAATGGGATTGTCGGAGTCGATATTGATTACGAAGTCATTCGCGATGGCATGCTGATGGTCGCCGTAAGTGGGACGGCCGTGATCGTGTAA
- a CDS encoding GNAT family N-acetyltransferase, with translation MKENNVREIRVTDYHDIYLLNQDFNPNLHVFSKEKIKEKIEIIIKKTKDIIFVYEQNNEVIGYIHGSPYELLFSDSLVNVLGFVVKASYRNQGIGSMLIERLEQWGVDNGFSGMKLLSHPSRIHAHRFYERRGYRFTKDQKNFIRKFED, from the coding sequence ATGAAAGAAAACAATGTCAGGGAAATTAGGGTAACTGATTATCACGATATTTATTTGTTAAATCAAGACTTTAACCCGAATCTGCATGTATTTTCCAAAGAGAAAATAAAAGAGAAGATTGAAATTATTATAAAGAAAACTAAAGATATCATCTTTGTTTACGAACAAAACAACGAGGTAATAGGATATATTCATGGAAGCCCGTATGAATTGCTTTTTTCCGACTCTTTAGTAAACGTCCTGGGATTTGTTGTTAAAGCAAGTTATAGAAATCAAGGTATAGGCAGCATGTTGATTGAACGTCTTGAACAGTGGGGAGTGGACAATGGATTTTCTGGGATGAAACTGTTATCTCACCCAAGTCGAATACATGCTCACAGGTTCTATGAACGACGCGGCTATAGGTTTACCAAGGACCAAAAAAATTTTATTAGAAAATTCGAGGACTAA
- a CDS encoding MarR family winged helix-turn-helix transcriptional regulator: MNNNNNLTNDMNAIPSLVQSKRQIDRYNLDIDAQAILVASRLMAAGARLGHASEIHFSRFGLSTGRYRLLADLEDNEGEELPSQLAEHLGVTRATVTGLIDILERDGLVSRRSSSEDGRQKSVILTEQGAKKLREMAPEHFTRLEAMVGLLSIEERSVFLDLLGRVTQGISALTDEPSEPKQHISNE, from the coding sequence ATGAACAACAACAATAACCTAACAAATGACATGAATGCTATTCCCTCGCTTGTACAATCCAAGCGCCAGATTGATCGCTATAACCTAGACATAGACGCACAAGCTATACTCGTCGCGTCTAGGCTAATGGCAGCGGGAGCCAGGCTTGGTCATGCTTCGGAGATTCATTTCTCTAGATTCGGTTTATCAACAGGGCGATATCGTTTATTGGCAGACCTTGAAGATAACGAAGGAGAAGAGTTGCCTTCGCAGTTAGCGGAGCATCTAGGTGTTACACGTGCTACAGTGACTGGTCTTATCGACATTCTTGAGCGAGATGGCCTAGTATCGCGACGATCAAGCTCAGAAGATGGCCGTCAGAAATCCGTTATATTGACAGAGCAAGGAGCGAAGAAGCTCCGTGAAATGGCACCTGAGCATTTCACTCGGCTGGAAGCCATGGTGGGCTTACTCAGTATCGAGGAGCGCAGTGTTTTTCTCGACCTGCTAGGCCGAGTTACACAAGGCATCTCAGCACTTACGGACGAACCAAGTGAACCAAAGCAACACATCAGTAATGAGTAG
- a CDS encoding GNAT family N-acetyltransferase, whose amino-acid sequence MNSVTFVRLASFTDAEELSRLNQEFNGGVKRPPTKIIERLNINHNELIAVAEISGRIVGFGCAQSFYSFCYEEPHGEITELYVEEAARRKGIAIAK is encoded by the coding sequence ATGAATTCTGTTACTTTTGTAAGGCTAGCATCCTTCACAGATGCTGAAGAACTTTCTAGGCTAAATCAAGAGTTTAACGGCGGTGTAAAAAGACCTCCAACTAAGATAATTGAACGCTTAAATATAAATCATAACGAATTGATTGCAGTAGCAGAGATAAGTGGTAGAATCGTTGGTTTTGGCTGTGCTCAAAGTTTTTATTCATTTTGTTATGAAGAACCACACGGAGAAATTACCGAACTCTATGTAGAAGAAGCCGCTCGAAGAAAAGGAATAGCAATTGCAAAATGA
- a CDS encoding aldo/keto reductase, giving the protein MQNVTLNNGVKMPIIGFGVYQVPDAEECENVVYEALMAGYRLIDTAAGYLNEEAVGRAIKRSGVQREELFITTKLWVQDAGYESAKLAFAKSLKKLQLDYLDLYLIHQPFGDYYGAWRAMEDLYREGKIKAIGVSNFLPDRLMDLIVHNEIVPAVNQIETHPFYQQTESAAFMKEQGVQHQSWAPFAEGLNNMFGNEVLASIAEKHNKSVAQVVLRWLVQREVVVIPKSVRKERIVENIDIFDFELSADDMEQISSLDTRESLFLSYHDPKFAKMLGTLKVDL; this is encoded by the coding sequence ATGCAAAACGTAACATTGAACAACGGAGTGAAAATGCCGATCATCGGCTTCGGTGTCTACCAGGTTCCCGATGCTGAAGAATGCGAGAACGTGGTATATGAAGCGCTGATGGCCGGTTACCGCCTGATCGATACCGCCGCCGGTTATCTGAACGAGGAAGCGGTCGGACGCGCGATCAAGCGCAGCGGCGTCCAACGTGAGGAGCTGTTCATCACGACTAAGCTGTGGGTTCAGGATGCCGGCTACGAGAGTGCCAAGCTGGCGTTTGCCAAATCCTTGAAGAAGCTACAGCTCGACTATCTCGATCTATACCTTATACACCAACCATTCGGTGACTACTACGGCGCATGGCGTGCGATGGAAGACCTGTACCGCGAAGGCAAGATCAAAGCGATCGGTGTCAGCAACTTCCTGCCCGACCGTCTGATGGACCTCATCGTGCATAACGAAATCGTACCCGCCGTCAATCAGATCGAAACGCACCCGTTCTACCAGCAGACTGAGAGCGCCGCTTTTATGAAAGAGCAGGGAGTTCAGCACCAGTCGTGGGCGCCGTTCGCTGAAGGTCTCAACAACATGTTCGGCAACGAAGTGCTGGCCTCGATAGCAGAAAAACACAACAAGTCCGTCGCCCAGGTCGTGCTGCGCTGGCTTGTTCAGCGTGAAGTCGTTGTTATCCCAAAATCGGTGAGAAAAGAGCGGATCGTCGAGAACATCGACATTTTCGATTTTGAGTTGAGCGCAGACGATATGGAACAGATTTCCTCCCTCGATACACGGGAAAGTCTTTTCTTATCCTACCACGATCCGAAATTCGCCAAGATGCTGGGCACATTGAAAGTCGATCTGTAA
- a CDS encoding TraB/GumN family protein: MKTIRSAPDLAWNQSLREITLTAKQQLSESRGFLWKVENKGNTVYLLGSIHYVLEGMYPLRREIEKAFQAADYLGVELECCIRWATRG; encoded by the coding sequence GTGAAAACGATTCGGAGCGCCCCGGACCTTGCCTGGAACCAGTCTCTGCGCGAGATTACCCTTACCGCCAAGCAGCAATTGAGTGAAAGCCGCGGCTTTCTGTGGAAGGTAGAGAATAAAGGCAACACGGTGTATCTGCTTGGTTCAATCCATTACGTACTTGAAGGCATGTACCCGCTGCGTCGGGAGATTGAGAAGGCGTTCCAAGCTGCTGATTATTTGGGCGTAGAGTTGGAATGCTGCATACGCTGGGCAACCAGGGGATAG
- a CDS encoding cache domain-containing sensor histidine kinase encodes MIQAIRSSLEWKLILIIFAIIFMTVTGISTFSFIRSSEAINNDVVRFSNQILKQANLNLGRYLKDNEQFFHTISGSREFQDWLKTRLDDKYDLFDSYQKIEKTWITPFTTYHPETLSIKLYNENGNESTYRNEYMWESILAPYYSMKHESWLESMDLTGKISRYYAMNDQYTDKAGNSMRIPILTYAQKFRFAEQTGYLAIDVSLLATQQILNEIQLGENGLGMIIDQFGTIVSYPDPGQINTKLDPAIFMNISSNLSGSYYSAKSKQMIVYQTITGTDWKVIVIVPYGDLAKSIANIRHLTITLTSGGLLIASIFAYLISHSITRRLKQLRRTIKMTKLDQFDVRAQVSGIDEVAELASAYNLLLDRIENSILQLAETRLVQQHAVLSALQSQINSHFLYNALESINSMAHLAGQPDIQQTTIALSNMLRYTSNYQQTIVTVNDEFDHLKNYFFIIRILYGENISLSLEQDVSVQDAQCLKAIIQPFVENSVKHAYEVTGDRLLIRISTTRWKERYVQIVIEDNGIGFTDERLNMIQQALSMGQTEQDYMRFSRVGVLNVHYRLKMFYTEPETGVSVERLMPEGGARIIIRFPYRS; translated from the coding sequence ATGATTCAAGCGATCCGGAGTTCATTGGAATGGAAGCTCATTCTCATTATCTTTGCCATTATTTTTATGACGGTAACCGGGATCAGCACATTCAGCTTCATTAGAAGCTCAGAGGCGATCAATAATGATGTGGTGCGTTTCAGTAACCAGATTCTGAAGCAAGCCAACCTGAACTTGGGCCGATATTTAAAGGATAATGAACAGTTCTTTCATACGATTAGCGGAAGCAGAGAGTTCCAGGATTGGTTAAAGACTAGGCTCGATGATAAATATGATCTCTTCGATAGCTACCAAAAAATAGAAAAGACATGGATTACCCCCTTTACCACCTATCATCCAGAAACTTTGTCCATCAAGTTGTACAACGAGAATGGGAACGAGAGCACCTATCGGAACGAATATATGTGGGAATCCATTCTGGCACCTTACTATTCGATGAAGCATGAATCGTGGCTGGAAAGTATGGATCTGACGGGGAAGATTTCACGCTATTATGCGATGAATGATCAGTACACTGACAAAGCAGGGAATTCGATGAGAATCCCTATTTTAACTTATGCACAGAAGTTTCGCTTTGCCGAGCAAACCGGTTATTTGGCGATCGATGTTTCCCTTCTGGCTACACAGCAAATATTAAATGAAATCCAGCTGGGCGAGAACGGGCTTGGCATGATTATTGATCAATTTGGAACGATTGTATCCTACCCCGACCCTGGGCAAATCAATACAAAGCTGGATCCAGCCATTTTTATGAACATCAGCTCCAACCTCTCGGGCTCCTATTACAGCGCAAAATCGAAACAAATGATCGTTTATCAAACAATCACAGGCACCGACTGGAAAGTTATTGTTATTGTACCCTACGGAGATTTGGCTAAAAGCATAGCGAATATTCGCCATTTGACGATAACGCTTACAAGTGGAGGGCTGTTAATTGCTTCGATTTTTGCTTATTTAATTTCTCATTCCATCACTCGAAGGCTCAAACAGCTGCGCAGGACGATCAAAATGACGAAATTGGATCAATTCGATGTCCGTGCCCAGGTGAGCGGTATTGATGAAGTGGCCGAGCTTGCTTCAGCCTATAATCTACTTCTGGATCGAATAGAAAATTCCATTCTTCAGCTCGCTGAGACCCGTCTTGTCCAGCAGCATGCTGTATTATCTGCCTTACAATCTCAGATTAATTCCCATTTTTTGTATAATGCACTGGAATCGATCAATTCTATGGCTCATTTGGCCGGACAACCAGATATTCAACAGACGACGATCGCATTGTCCAACATGCTGCGGTACACATCCAATTATCAGCAGACGATTGTTACCGTAAATGATGAGTTTGACCACTTGAAAAATTACTTTTTTATCATTCGCATCTTGTACGGTGAAAATATATCGTTAAGTCTTGAACAAGATGTATCCGTCCAGGATGCGCAATGTCTTAAAGCTATCATTCAACCATTTGTTGAAAACAGTGTTAAACATGCTTATGAAGTGACAGGGGATCGTTTATTGATTAGGATTTCGACGACACGCTGGAAGGAACGATACGTCCAAATCGTCATTGAGGATAACGGGATCGGATTTACCGACGAAAGGCTGAATATGATTCAGCAGGCTTTGAGCATGGGGCAGACGGAGCAAGATTACATGCGTTTTTCCCGAGTCGGTGTGCTGAACGTTCACTATCGGTTGAAAATGTTTTATACGGAGCCGGAAACAGGCGTTTCTGTAGAGCGATTAATGCCAGAAGGCGGGGCGCGTATTATCATTCGTTTCCCGTATCGATCCTAA
- a CDS encoding SDR family oxidoreductase yields the protein MIVIIGATGTIGSALLERLVDLGVPARALSREPEKLRDQIGDKGRSIIEVASADASDPESLRRAFKGASQLFLAMSNSPRQIELETSIIQIAAEAGIKHIVKISSPAFEISSPVAVAGWHQEIEKVLSESGLIHTVLRPYAFMQNLLRLAPTITTQNVFFGSMGHSPCNFIDCRDIADVAAEVLINREVSGQIYTLTGSEIFSYPQIASQLSTLLHRSISYINMDPPVLLRNLIEHGHMPTWLANHVVEIQTMSTVVPESPNDTVKRLLGRAPRTLSAFLHEYVENFR from the coding sequence ATGATAGTTATTATTGGAGCAACAGGTACGATAGGCAGTGCGCTTTTGGAACGATTGGTTGATCTTGGTGTACCCGCTAGAGCGTTGAGCAGAGAGCCTGAGAAGTTGCGTGATCAGATCGGAGATAAAGGCCGGTCGATTATTGAGGTCGCATCGGCTGATGCTTCCGACCCCGAATCGCTGCGCCGTGCGTTTAAAGGAGCCAGTCAGCTCTTCCTTGCCATGTCCAACAGTCCAAGACAAATCGAATTGGAAACTTCGATCATTCAGATTGCTGCCGAAGCTGGAATCAAACACATCGTAAAGATATCCAGTCCTGCCTTTGAGATAAGCTCTCCAGTGGCAGTGGCGGGCTGGCATCAAGAAATCGAGAAAGTGCTGAGCGAATCGGGCCTCATTCACACCGTGTTGCGCCCTTATGCGTTCATGCAAAACTTGTTGCGCCTTGCACCAACGATCACAACCCAAAATGTTTTCTTCGGCTCCATGGGCCACTCACCCTGTAACTTCATTGACTGTCGCGATATCGCAGATGTTGCGGCAGAAGTTCTGATCAACCGCGAGGTATCAGGCCAAATATATACACTTACCGGTTCGGAGATTTTCAGCTATCCGCAGATCGCGAGTCAACTATCCACTCTGCTTCATCGGTCGATAAGCTACATCAACATGGACCCGCCAGTACTGCTCCGCAATCTAATCGAGCACGGGCATATGCCTACTTGGCTTGCGAACCACGTTGTGGAAATTCAAACTATGTCTACGGTGGTGCCAGAAAGTCCTAATGACACTGTGAAACGCTTGCTTGGCAGAGCGCCCCGCACGCTAAGCGCCTTCCTGCATGAGTATGTAGAAAATTTCCGGTAG